The following proteins are co-located in the Phocoena phocoena chromosome 1, mPhoPho1.1, whole genome shotgun sequence genome:
- the CCDC28B gene encoding coiled-coil domain-containing protein 28B isoform X1 translates to MEDKKKKRSPKPCLTQPAQPPGTLRRVPVPTSHSGSLALGLPHLPSPKQRAKFKRCVGKRPGGSPGSHSVMHLSAGNEQTSRKVSKEKCRPVLAGGGGGSAGTPLQHSFLTEVTDVYEMEGGLLNLLNDFHSGRLQAFGKECSFEQLEHVREMQEKLARLHFSLDVCGEEEEEEEEEDGVTEGLPEEQKKTMADRNLDQLLSNLEDLSNSIQKLHLAENAEPEEPSAV, encoded by the exons ATGGaggacaagaagaagaaaaggagtcCCAAGCCCTGCCTGACccagccagcccagcccccaggcaCACTACGCAGGGTCCCAGTGCCCACCAGCCACAGCGGCTCCTTGGCCCTGGGACTCCCTCATCTGCCATCCCCCAAGCAGCGGGCCAAGTTCAAGAG GTGTGTTGGGAAAAGGCCAGGTGGGTCACCGGGATCACACAGTGTGATGCACCTCAGCGCAGGGAATGAGCAAACTTCCAGGAA GGTCAGCAAGGAGAAATGCCGCCCAGTGCtggcaggaggtgggggtggcTCTGCAGGCACCCCCCTGCAGCACTCGTTCCTGACCGAGGTGACCGACGTCTATGAGATGGAAGGTGGGCTGCTGAACCTGCTCAATGATTTCCACTCAGGCCGGCTGCAGGCCTTCG GGAAGGAATGCTCCTTTGAGCAGTTGGAACACGTGCGGGAGATGCAGGAGAAGCTGGCCCGGCTGCACTTCAGCCTGGACGTGtgtggagaggaggaggaggaggaggaggaggaggacggggTCACTGAGGGGCTACCTGAGGAGCAGAAGAAGACGATGGCTGACCGCAACCTGGACCAGCTGCTTAGCAAT CTGGAAGATCTTAGTAATTCTAT ACAGAAGCTGCACCTGGCTGAGAACGCGGAGCCTGAGGAGCCGTCAGCTGTGTAG
- the CCDC28B gene encoding coiled-coil domain-containing protein 28B isoform X2, translated as MEDKKKKRSPKPCLTQPAQPPGTLRRVPVPTSHSGSLALGLPHLPSPKQRAKFKRVSKEKCRPVLAGGGGGSAGTPLQHSFLTEVTDVYEMEGGLLNLLNDFHSGRLQAFGKECSFEQLEHVREMQEKLARLHFSLDVCGEEEEEEEEEDGVTEGLPEEQKKTMADRNLDQLLSNLEDLSNSIQKLHLAENAEPEEPSAV; from the exons ATGGaggacaagaagaagaaaaggagtcCCAAGCCCTGCCTGACccagccagcccagcccccaggcaCACTACGCAGGGTCCCAGTGCCCACCAGCCACAGCGGCTCCTTGGCCCTGGGACTCCCTCATCTGCCATCCCCCAAGCAGCGGGCCAAGTTCAAGAG GGTCAGCAAGGAGAAATGCCGCCCAGTGCtggcaggaggtgggggtggcTCTGCAGGCACCCCCCTGCAGCACTCGTTCCTGACCGAGGTGACCGACGTCTATGAGATGGAAGGTGGGCTGCTGAACCTGCTCAATGATTTCCACTCAGGCCGGCTGCAGGCCTTCG GGAAGGAATGCTCCTTTGAGCAGTTGGAACACGTGCGGGAGATGCAGGAGAAGCTGGCCCGGCTGCACTTCAGCCTGGACGTGtgtggagaggaggaggaggaggaggaggaggaggacggggTCACTGAGGGGCTACCTGAGGAGCAGAAGAAGACGATGGCTGACCGCAACCTGGACCAGCTGCTTAGCAAT CTGGAAGATCTTAGTAATTCTAT ACAGAAGCTGCACCTGGCTGAGAACGCGGAGCCTGAGGAGCCGTCAGCTGTGTAG
- the IQCC gene encoding LOW QUALITY PROTEIN: IQ domain-containing protein C (The sequence of the model RefSeq protein was modified relative to this genomic sequence to represent the inferred CDS: deleted 1 base in 1 codon), translating to MERERLDRKVTALQACVRGFLVRRQFQSLRAEYEAIVREIEGDLGTLQWTEGWIPRPRFLPKKAKSHQTWKAGERVPNPEQELWSCFPCKEPEKEAIWEEMILKKSGESSANSGSLPCRDDSPWLQDEQSRRTRKPSQEETRDMSKMENPEAAGPGLPHSQTELQELQYHRSHLAMELLWLQQAINSRKEYLILKQTLRSPEANQARDEPSLCADHGGQGCEKAGSRPGPPLEDQSYRTTREPDHMDDSCWRLKSQPHKTPEILATTDKTTAGAKYRDLCYRQTGPQLPTPWDNQAIGKRLTKEPECGEQTFGGTCLQLTKLLEDETHKGLKSRGYCSGKARTQLPALCEDPDIEDNSPRGPGQKEHDCQRAGPRELGLSEDHVICDGTLAEHGGLDLWKAKPPKGQTPSDKSSTDITSNESSHEGWKNQRTVPWRSRPPEKLSSTGSDHTGEDHWRGRLWKTGPPG from the exons ATGGAGCGGGAACGGTTGGATCGGAAAGTGACAGCGCTGCAG GCCTGCGTCCGGGGCTTCTTGGTCCGACGCCAGTTCCAGAGTCTTCGAGCTGAATATGAGGCTATTGTACGAGAGATCGAGGGTGATCTGGGCACGCTTCAGTGGACTGAGGGCTGGATTCCCAGGCCCCGATTTCTCCCAAAG AAGGCAAAATCCCATCAGACCTGGAAAGCTGGAGAGAGGGTACCAAATCCAGAGCAGGAACTATGGAGCTGCTTCCCATGTAAAGAGCCTGAGAAAGAGGCCATCTGGGAGGAGATGATACTGAAGAAGTCAGGAGAGAGCTCAGCAAACTCAGGCAGTCTTCCCTGCAGAGATGATAGCCCATGGCTTCAGGATGAGCAGAGCAGGAGGACCAGGAAACCGAGCCAAGAGGAGACCAGAGACATGTCAAAGATGGAGAACCCAG AAGCTGCAGGTCCAGGACTGCCCCACAGCCAGACTGAGCTCCAGGAGCTCCAGTACCACCGCAGCCACTTGGCTATGGAGCTGCTGTGGCTGCAACAGGCCATCAATAGCCGTAAGGAG TACCTAATTCTTAAACAAACACTGAGATCCCCAGAGGCGAACCAGGCCAGAGATGAGCCCAGCTTGTGCGCAGACCATGGGGGACAGGGCTGTGAGAAAGCTGGGTCACGACCAGGCCCACCACTGGAAGACCAGTCCTACAGAACTACTAGAGAGCCAGACCACATGGATGACTCCTGCTGGAGACTCAAATCACAACCccataaaaccccagaaatacTGGCCACTACAGACAAAACCACTGCTGGGGCTAAGTACAGGGACCTATGCTACAGACAGACAGGACCACAGCTGCCCACACCATGGGATAATCAGGCCATAGGGAAAAGGCTCACCAAAGAGCCAGAGTGTGGAGAACAGACCTTTGGAGGGACCTGCCTGCAGCTGACAAAACTTCTAGAGGACGAGACCCACAAAGGCCTCAAATCTAGGGGCTACTGTTCTGGAAAGGCCAGGACACAGCTGCCCGCACTCTGTGAGGACCCAGACATTGAAGACAACTCTCCCAGAGGGCCAGGCCAAAAAGAGCATGATTGCCAAAGAGCTGGGCCACGAGAGTTGGGCCTCTCAGAGGACCATGTCATCTGTGATGGGACTTTGGCAGAGCATGGTGGCCTGGATCTCTGGAAGGCTAAACCACCT AAGGGCCAGACTCCCAGTGATAAAAGCTCCACAGATATAACCTCCAATGAATCTAGCCATGAAGGATGGAAAAACCAGAGGACTGTACCATGGAGATCAAGGCCACCTGAGAAACTGTCTTCCACAGGGTCAGACCACACAGGAGAGGATCACTGGAGGGGACGACTGTGGAAAACAGGACCACCAGGCTAG